TATCTTCGTCATGCACCTGCTTTTCATAGTACAGCAGCGCGCCTTTGCCTTCGCCCTTGTCGACCAATCCGGTGACGCGGGTTTTCGCGACAATGGTGGCCTCGGGCGGGATGGTCTGATGGATGGTCATGCCTTGCTCGCCATGAACCAGACGAACCGCATCCACCCCGGTTTCGGGACGGGCCAGCCAAAATCCCGGATGGCCGAGCACATTCACGATGGCAGGCATGACGCGGCGGTCGTCTTTCAGCGCGTCGAGATAGGCAAGCTGCCGCATGTCGAGCGGGTCCTGCCCTAGGCCGACGCTCAACCCGTATCGCGCGACCTCGGCAGCGCCATAGCTCTGCCGTATTTCCGGAATGTCGAAATTCAACAGATGATCGTAATCAATCGCCATCGGAACCCATCCCTTCCCGCTGCAACTCGATGACCGCATCCAGAGCGAATGCGCCCTGCCCATCAGGCATTGCCAGAACCGGATTGAGATCAACCGAAACAAGGCGTTCGCCCGCACCGGCCGCAAAGACCGACAGCCGCGACAGCATTTGCGCCAGCGCGCCGATATCGACCGGGGCTGCGCCGCGCGCGCCCTGCAGGATCGCGGCGGCGCGGATCGACAGGATCATCTCTTTCGCGGTTTCAGGATCGAACGGGCAGGCCCGCAGAGCCACGTCGTTCAGAAGCTCCACAAAAATGCCGCCCAGACCAAACACCGCCACCGGGCCAAATGTCGGGTCGCGATTGATCCCCATCAGGCATTCTACACCGCCAGATAACTGCCGTGCCACGAGCACGCCTGTCACGGTGGCGCCCGGCGCCCTCGTCGCCGCCGCATCGAGGATTTCGGCATAGGCCGTCCGAACCTCATCAGCGCTTTGGATGTTCAGCTTCACCGCCCCGATATCCGATTTATGGAGGATATCCGGCGACAGGATCTTCAACACGACCGGATAGCCAAGGCCATCCGCCGCCGTGACCGCCTCATCGGCGTCGTTTACGGTGCGCTCGGGCGCGGCCTCGATCCCGACGCTGGCCAGAATGGCCTTCGCCTCGGCTTCATCCGGGCTTTCTGCGGGCAAGTCGACCGAAGCTATGTCGGGCAGGGCCGGGCGACCGCCCTGAGCGTCGTCCGAGCCGATCCTCAGCACAGCGTCCAATGCCCGCACCGCCCGGCAGGGATCGCTGAAGATGAGGATTCCGGCGTCGTCGTAACGGCGCAAGACCTCAGAGGGGCCAAGGGCGCAGAACGCGATGATCCGGTCGGGATATGCGGCGCGTAGCGGCTTTACTGCCTTCAGGATCGTGTCCGCCATCGCCGCGCTCCCCGCGACATAGGTGAGGAAGCACAGAACCGCCCCGTATCCTCCATCCTCCAGCGCGGCACGCGTGAACTGCTCTAGCAAGGACGGATCGTTCAGCGCCTGCGCCGTGCAGTCGAGCGGATTGACGGG
This genomic window from Paracoccus sediminicola contains:
- a CDS encoding acetate--CoA ligase family protein; this encodes MTSAPNIDRLISPRSVAVIGASEDVTRIGGRPIAAMLRAGYAGHIMPVNPRRESVQGLPCYASVNDLPETPDAALIAVPAKLVPETIDALGRKGCRAATLFSAGFAETGNEGEAAQRDLAAKARGLGMRLLGPNTLGVYNVDIGYFGTFSSSLDTGHPLPGNIGIASQSGAFGAHLGALARDRGLGCSVLITTGNEADINVAEAIRWMADSQSIDVICTYMEAVNDAKALLAALDAARAAGKPVLALKSGRSAVGARAAASHTASLTGDAVVADAVLSDHGAIILRDPETMMDIAYAASKGIFPSRHSLGVITVSGGAGIVASDEAERTGLPMPAMPDEAQARLKNVLPYASPVNPLDCTAQALNDPSLLEQFTRAALEDGGYGAVLCFLTYVAGSAAMADTILKAVKPLRAAYPDRIIAFCALGPSEVLRRYDDAGILIFSDPCRAVRALDAVLRIGSDDAQGGRPALPDIASVDLPAESPDEAEAKAILASVGIEAAPERTVNDADEAVTAADGLGYPVVLKILSPDILHKSDIGAVKLNIQSADEVRTAYAEILDAAATRAPGATVTGVLVARQLSGGVECLMGINRDPTFGPVAVFGLGGIFVELLNDVALRACPFDPETAKEMILSIRAAAILQGARGAAPVDIGALAQMLSRLSVFAAGAGERLVSVDLNPVLAMPDGQGAFALDAVIELQREGMGSDGD